DNA from Dasypus novemcinctus isolate mDasNov1 chromosome 19, mDasNov1.1.hap2, whole genome shotgun sequence:
aaccgaggcacagagaggtcaagcTACTGACTCGGGGTCACCCAGCTGGGGCCCTGGGAGTCCAGGATCTGGAGCCCATGGCTGGAGGGGGGGATGGGTGAGAGGGTCAGAGGTCGCCCAGCCGTGGTGGAGCGCCAGGGTCACTGGACTGGGATGGGGGGGGCACCGCGCCTGCCGCGGACCCCCAGGACCCCCAAAGCCAGACTGGGCTGGGGGCCACAGCAGGGTCGTCCCTCGCCCCTCCCCCACGGAGCGCCCCTCCCCCCGGGGACCCCTCGGCCTCTCCCTCTACCCCCTGCTggcgcccctcccccccagctctggatccttctccattctccccatcACTCCTACGGGGGTTCCTTCTCCCCCCCAGGGatccccctctcctctccccaaaCCCGTCCTCCACTAGCTCCCCCCTCCGGCCCTCGAGGGCCCGGGTCTGCCCACGCAGCAGGGACCCCCCCCTTCCCaagggcccctgccccctccgGGCTCCAGCTCAGggtcgtccccccccccccccggggctcCCCTCCGCCTCGGGGCTCCCCTCCGCCCCCGGGGGCgcgtccctccccctcccccggggacttccccctccctgccccctcccccggcGGGGCTTCCCCCAGCCGCGTGACTCCCAGGGGCCCGCCGGGGTTTTCCTCCCTCGCCCACGTGGGGCTCCGTGGAAAGGTCGCGGCGGCCTGCGGGAAGGGCGCCCCCTCTCCCCGCGCAGCCCCCGCGCAGCCCCGCGCCGGGCGCTCGGCGCAGCCCccccgggcggggcggggcgggcgcagGGGGCGTCGCCGCGCGCGAGGTGCGGGGAGCAGGGGGGCGGCGCCACCCGGGCTCCCGGTTTCGGTTCCGCCGCGCTGCTTCCCGGGGCAGTTTTCGTGGTGATCTTAGTTCggggaaactaaaaaaaaaaaaaattttttttttccccaatgaaaAGGCCCACCCCGGGCCCTCCCGGGGGATTCCAGCCCCCAGGGGCCCCCCCCGCCAGGCCGCTCGGAGCCAGCCGCCCTCGCCCCTCTGGCTGGGGGCGCCCGGGCGGGGTTGGCGGCACCGCAGCCTGCAGGCGGTGCCCGCGGCCGGGGGTCCTCATAAAGCTCttaactgcggggggggggggggaggcggcgCTTTGGGGGCCGCGGTGGCGCCCGCTGCAGAGCGCAGCCGCCGTGCTTTTGCAAAGGGGCATGtggtgggggggctggggggactCCCCCGCCGCAGAAAAAACGCACAAGAACCCAGAGGCTTTACAGGTTTATTATTACAAGCTCGTCCTCGcggaaataaaaatatagtatCTCTGAGCTCCGCGTCTCTCTTACAGTGGTTCAAGTAACAAGTGCAAGTAACAAAATAGAGGACAGCATTTTGCACCCTGGGGGTGTCTGGGTACGGACGAGACCGGCCTTGGCTCCCCAGGTGTCCCATCCGGCCGGTCAACCACGGCGCGTTTGCATGTCGCTTCCAGTCTCAAGGAGGGTGGGGGACGTCGCCGGTGGACCCCCACCCTCGAAGCGTCGAGTTCAGCCAGGCCCTCCTTGGTGGGGGGGGCACAGCGGCTCCCCCACTCCAGCGTGTGCTCGGTCCCAGGGCCTGGCTGCAGGGTCCCCCTCTCCTGCTGGCCCGGGGTCCCTCTTCTCCTCTGCCGGTGGCCCCCCCGCCGGCTCGCTCCCAGCTCATTGCCCTGGGGGCGGCCGCATGCGCCCCTCATTCATCCCGACCTCCGTGACTGCCTGCCCCCCCCCAAGGGCTCACGGGTTGGGTCATCTTTtttcgggggggggggtggtggagaGGGGATGTTCTGCAAGGGGAGGGggccaaatatttattttatttgggggGGCAGCGACTGAACCGGTTCTGCTGCTTCCGGGGGGGGCCTCAGCGCTTTTGCAGCGGGATGTAGGGGACCCACTGGTTGTTGCCGCGGCTCTCCTCGCAGTAGCTGGCCACCTCCACCAGCCCGTGGCTCTTCCAAGCCTCCGTGTGTGGATtctgggggggcaggaggggggaaaggggggggggtgtCAGGAGTGGGCCGGGAGCCTCCGTCTCCCGGGGGAGGGGCTCCCTTGGGGGGCAGCCAGGCCGGCTCGGGAGAGCAGCCGGGGCCGGGCTGCCCGCGGGCACGTGCCGCGCGTGGCTGCGGGCTGAGCCGGGGCGCCCGTGACCTTGACGCCGGGCGCGGGGCAGGGCCGCTCACCGTGACCAGGAGGCAGTGCAGGTCGCGGGCCTCGGAGGCGCCCTGGGCCTCGGCCGGCTCGCCCAGCACCTGCGCCAGGCGCTGCAGGCCCGACACGCGCACGATGTCGATGTCGTTGTCGCAGCAGAAGGCCTGCAGCAGCGTGAAGTGGATCTGCAGCCCGATGTcgccctcctcctcctcgtcGATGGCCAGGAGGCACAGGACCACGCTGTCGGGGTCCCTGCGTGgggcgaggggggggggggggcgagtcAGCGGCGCGGCCAGGGCGGGGACAGTTTGCAAAAAAGCAAGCGAGACCGAACCCCGCGCGCGCGGGGGACAGGGGAGGGTGCACGGGTCAGagtttgggggggagggaggagcaacTGCGGGAGGGGCGCATTGCAGAGCCTGCGGCTCCTGCACCCCCCAAAATGCAAAGAGGCCCCCCCTGCGAGGACGCGCGGGGGAACTCCCAGCGCCTTGCCACCCCTTGCACAGGCGGGGTGCCGCGAGCGTGCAGCGCGGAGGGGGTGCCCGCCCCGCGCGGCCCGGGGAGCGGGAGGGGTGACTCACAGATTCATCAGCTTGGCCGACTCGTACACCCCCACCGTGAGCCGGTCCTGGCGCTGCGCCGCCACCAGCAGCTCCTCCACCGCCGCGCCCAGCGTCCGCATCCTGCGCGCGGGGACAGGGGCGGGTCAGCGGCGGGCCCCGCGCCGCCCGGCCGGCCCCGGGCGCCGGGGACCCCCCGACAACTTACTTCTGCGCCGCGTTGTCGCACGCCACGAGCTCTTCCAGCGTCATGGTGCAATTATAATCCACAGTGAACGGGGACCCACGACGGTCCCCGGGGCGGGATCCGAGGCCGGGCGGTGCACAAGGCTTCTTCCCACGGCGTCCGAGGCTCCGGCGAGGCGGCGCAATCCCCAGAAAGGCAGGCGGAAGGCCAGGGCCAGGTCCCGGGCGGCGGCGAGTGCGAGCAGCAGCCCCGCGCGCGGCCACGGCTCCTGCGTTCTGCGCCCGCCGCCGCGCCGCGCCCCCTTTTATAGCTTTCTGCTCCCCGGGGCGGGGCCTCGGCCGGCGCGTCCGCCCCTCCGATTGGCCGGCGGGCCGACAAAGGCGAGGGCAGCGCGCGCGGCGGTtggcccgaggcggggagggggcggagcGCGGCGCGGGGCGGCCCCACGTGGGGGCGCGCGGCGGGAGGcaggcggcgggggggggggcgcgcaGCTCGGGGCCctgagaaaaaaagcaaaagaaaaaaaagcagaagttGGCTCCTGATTTCCCGGCAGCCGCGCCGCGTCTCGGGGCGCGCGCGGGATTTCCAGGGCGCGAGGCGGCCGAAGGCTGCCCGGCCCTGTGGGGGGGCTTGGaatcccctccccagccccggaGAGTCCCCGGCCAGACTCTGCGAGGTCCAGAGACGCCCCCCCGCGCCGGCAGCCTGGTCCCTCGCCGGTGGGGTTTGGGGGTCTCCCCTTGCTGCGGGGACCCCCTCTGGCCCTCCGTGTGGGCCCCCCCACTGCCAGCCTCCACGAGTTGAAGGGtgcattccattttaaaaaggcatacaGTCAGCGCTCAATAGGTCCAGCTGGTGGCCGCGGAGGGTCGCCTCGAGGCTCCCCCAAAGTGGGGGCTGCAGAGCCCCGGGCgtgcaggggaaggggtgggccCCCCCTCTCCGCACCCTGAGTTTCAGGGCGGGACGCACGTGGCAGGCGCTGTTCGCTCCACCAATTGACCgaggagggaaactgaggcccaggggaaagctggggggctgggggcgcggAAGGTGGGGGAAACGGTTCTTGCGTGCAATGCACGCTGCAGTCTGCGCCTTGCACCACGATCACCGCTTTTAGGAGATACACTGAGcgcctactgcatacaggcgcTCTCATGACGATGCATTTAATCAAGGTCCCGGGAAGCTGGGGCCAGGCTTAGCTCCATCATGcaaaaagggaaactgaggcttggggtGGCCCCCGCCACACCCCCCCCCCGGGAAGGCAGCTCACGAGGCAGCCTCGCGCGGGACTGTCTCCCACGGCCGATCGGGGGCTCCCGGGTGACTCACGTctgcgccccctcccccgccaggcTGGAGCCCGGCCTCGCGCCCCCCCGGGTCCCCTGGCCCGCGGTCCCGGCTGACGCATCGCGCCGCCTCCGCGCCGCCCACCGCGTGGGCGCGAAAGGTCCCCGGCGCGGCGAGGCGCGGCGGCGCCACCTGGTGGCCGCGCGGGGTCTCTGCGCCCGCGGGGCCGGAAGCGCCCGTTGCAATCCTGTTCAGACGCAAAATTTTACAGGGGCTGTCTTTCTTTTGCATTCCGTAGACACCGTAAGTTTCAAAATTCGGCAAACGGCTGCTCAGGGGAAGCTgtctttgtaaataaagttttatcggGACCAGGGTGGGGGATTAGGGAGAGGCGAGTGAGGCACTATCCCGGGCACAAAATTTAAGGGGGCGCCAAAAACAGTCATCAAGCTAAAGCTTGGTTGTTGGTTTTTTCCTCTTTCGTTAGAGtcgttgtgggtttacagagcagtCATGCATAAGTTAATAAcatttaatgcaatatttttaaaaaatcaaaatgtatgccaaaaaatcatccaaaaacaaaaggggggaaaaaaaggacagatatgaacaaaatatcaagACTTCAAATAAAGATGGAATCTGACAGCGCCTGGACAAGGGAGAGGTGAGGGAGGCAAGTTGTACACGTGCAGGGTTGGGTCCTGTCTTGATCGACACTTTTGACATTTGTCCatcatggattttatttttgcattgctTCTGATTTTTCTGGAATTAGAGAGTGGCGATGGTCAAACAACCTCGTGGATATACCAAAAGCCCCCGAATTgtacacttttattttatttctttttgttgcttttatttattctttgtacagttttatttgttctttttttgttagttttgttgttttattttgttctttttttcttctttaggtttttaaaaaatcttttctcttGTGCAATTTTAAATGGTGAATTTTTTGGTATGAGAATGACATCTCAATTTCTAAAAATGAGGGCACAATACAAATTTATCTGGATGACTGAGTTTGGGGGCTCCTCTTTAAATGTCATGCCCGACGGGAGTGCCTCGCTTGCCTCACCCTAGTCTGGGTCCTGAGGGCGACCCAGCCAGAACGTGTGCCTTGATCTCCCGCTCTCAAGGATCCATACACCCCATCATCTTTGGCTTAACTGTCACTACCTTGAAGATACCACTCCtatagcaaacatttattgagcgccTACTGTGAGCAGGCACTTGGTAAGCATTTTCGCCTTCATGGCCCATCCATCTCTGGTGTGActgtgcccattttacagaggcaGAAGCAGAGGCTGGAGAGGGTAAAGCTATTTCTGCAAGGACACACAACTCACAGCTGCCTCGATGAGATTCCAGGATTTTCCAGCCATTCTGAAACCCCAGGGGTCAGGGCTTGGGGGGATGCTGGTGGAGGGGCCGGTGAGGGAAGTCCGCCTGGGGGAGGCATCGAGGGGCCTCTCGGATGAACCAACAGCCTGGACACTGGCCCGCCGTCTTCGTCATCGCACGCATGGCCGGTGCACGTGGGAAACGGCTGCGGGCAGATTCTCCCAGCTCCACTCTCCTGTGCCTCGGGGTTAGCCCTCAACTCACGTGCCAGGTTTAGGGGAGATGCCCCCAACTCAGTCATCAAGATGGATAATATCTCCccccatttaaaaattgagatgtaattcacatatcgaaaaattcaccattttaaactGCACAGTTCAGGGGCTTTTGGTATATTTCACAAGGCTGCGCAACCATCTCCACTCTAATTTCAGAAAAGGgtgaataatgttttgttttttttttaactttcaattttgaaacaatttcaaacttacagaaaagctGCAAAAGGAATATAAAACCAATGGacggggaagcggatgtggctcaagcagttgggcccctgcctaccacacgggaggtcccaggttcagccccCGGGGCCTACTAAAAAGGAGacaaagatgagcagacagtgagcacaaacaacaagggcgggggataaataaataaagtaaaatcttaaaaaaaaaaatcagtggaggGTGCCGGTACACTCTGCCCAGATCCCCAGGTTTCCCAACTGTTAACACTCCGCCTCAGTTGTTACATTATTCCGTCTATCTGTTGTCCGAACACTTGAGTATAGTTGTAGACAGCACGCTCCTTGAACACTTGGTACTGACGcgcacatttcctaagaaccagGATACTCACATGACCATCTTCAGTGCTGTTATCAGGTTCAGGGAACTGGACATTAATATAAAGTGTCCAGTACACATTCCAGTTTTTTCAGATGTGTCAGCAATGTTGTTTTGAACGTTTGGGCAATTTATGATGAATaaggtgggtttttttggttgttgttgttttgaggtaccacggccagggattgaacccagcaccttgtatgtgggaagccggcaccaACAGCTGAGTctcatcagctcccctgagttggttttctcatctgtttgcttgctgtttgccttttttgtttctaacaggcactgggaactgaacccaggaccccccgtgtgggaagcagggtgGATTCCCAACCGCCTGGCCGCCTGCATGAGCGCGGATGTGCCGGTTCCCCTCCcggtgcctcggtttccccctcTGCAGAGACCTCGAATCGTTCTGAAACGGGCCGATGCCGGCGACCCCTGGGCGAATCCCGGCGGGTGGCCCGTGCCCTGGAAACGCGACAACGAGTGAGAACCccctcccggggtgggggggctggaAGACAGACCCAGCTGGGGCGCTGGGGGTGGGGCGATCAGGGTGGGCTCCCCGAGGAGGGGGCATCTGAGCTGACACCCGCGTGGCCTGAGGAAGCAGCGGGCGCGGcgcgtgcaaaggccctggggccggCCCcaagccccccccacccccacccccgggagGCCTGGCGCAGAGCGAGCAGAGCCGGGGGCTGGGGTGCGTGAGCCCGGGGAGGTGGGCCGGGGGGGCCGCGGGGACGGAGCTGGGGCGGCCTCGCGCGGGCCGGGAAGCCGCGCGTGGGTTTTAGGCAGGAGGAGGGCTGGGCTCTGACCTCACGGTTGTTTTTTGGGGGGCAACGATGACCGAGACGTGATGCTTCCTGAGCCTTCGGAGAGGGTTCCGGGCGAAGGTGAGTCACCCTCAAACTTGGAGACGTCTGTAAGTCGGAAGCGGTGCTAAGGCGCCGAGgccgggaaactgaggcaccTCGGGGGAGGCCTGCGGCCGGGCAGCCCCTGGGCACGGTGACTTGACCTCCCGGAGCCTCCCGGCGGGCAGGGGAAAAGCGCGCCGTCGAGGGGGTGACACGGCGCGGGCCCTCTGCCTGGGCGTGGCACGGGGAAGACGGTCCGTCGCGCGTCGCCGCCACAGCCACGGCCTTGAAGGCCACGTGCAGCCCCCCGTCGCTTCCGTCCTCGAGGAAGGCTTCAGAAAACCACGTCACGGCCGGACGTCCCGCCCTGGAAATCTGCTCACCCTCGAACACAGAGCCGAAAACGCCGCCAGGCTGCCCGTGCCCCCGGGCCGTGGCTGGCGCCCTTCTCTCCCTGGAAGGCCCTTTCCCGCTCCGTCTCGTCCCCTCGCCCCCTTCCGGTCCTGGTTCAGCGCCCCCCTTCTTGGTGGAGGTTCCCCAGCCACCCCGAGGCATTTCAAGCCCCTCCCCCCACATGCCATCCCCCCTTCCCTGCTTCGTTATTCGTTTCCCTTGCTATCACGTACCAGCGTCTAACACCTTACGgctcacctcctcctcctcctcgcctGTGCCTTGAGAGCTGGACTCACGGCGCTTGAAACACGCCCTTGCTTGTGATGCTGGCTGCGAATTTGAGGCTACCCGAAGCCTCCCTCGGGTCTGAGAATTTGCTAGAAGCCCTCCAGGACCCACAGAAAGGTGTTATATGCGTGGTTCCAGAAATAGCCAAGAGCTCAGCTCCCATCACCCTCTGTCCATGGAGTCAAGCCGTCCATCGCCTGGCGAGGATGTGGGATTACAGCACGCGGAATCGCCCACCAGGAGGCAACCCAAGCCTCAGGGCTCGGGGATTTTACTGGGGCTTCGTTATGTAGGCaagatggatggacggatgggtggatgggtgggtgggtggatgggtggatgggtgggtgggtggatggatggatggatgggtggacgggtgggtggatggatataCACGGGTGGCCCACTGCATGATTCCAGTCATTCTTCATAGTCtacaaaaagtggaaacaaaccaagtgtccatgtattagtcagggttctctagggaaagagagtcaacaggagatatctgtcaatagtatatgattctctaagagtctctcacgcacacaagtccagattccgcagGCAGGTGCAACCAGGGGCGGCAattaaagtccagtgaagattcttgatgagttcggGGAGACGTTcactgtccaaagacgagctgggaaattctctcttgaTGCTGGAACCCCTTCCCCTTCTAAGGGATTCAGCTGATGAGGTTCAGCgccactcactgctgatggcagtctccctgatggACGTAACTGTAACCAGCTCTCTGGGATCTACCACTGCCACAAAGTCATTGGTGAGTGAGGTCCAGAAGTGCCCTCGCATTACAGCtagcccagtgcctgcttgaccagacagctgggcacaatcacctggccgagttgacacagtagcctcACCATCACATCCGTCAACGGGATGAAAGCAGAAACGAAACGTGGCCCGTCcgtaccatggaatattattcagccaagaAAAGGAGCGGCGCTCTGATTCAGGCTGCGACATGGACGGGCCTTGAGGTCAAGATGCTCCGGGAAAGCCAGGTGGGAGAGGCTACCTATTACCTGATTCCTACTACGTGAAGTGGCCTGAAGAGGCAAATCCCTAGAGACAGAGCAGCTTGTGGCCAGGGGGAGGTGGGGGCCGTGGGGCTGCGCATGGGCGTGGGGTTAATTTACGGGGTGATGAAATCTTCTAAACTTGCAGCGATGGTGCCGAACTCCATGAACAGGCTTAAACCTACTTAACCgcacactttaaatgggtgaattgtctGGTACGTCAGTTAAATCTCCATGTGAAAAGCTGTtacaagaagaaaatttaaaaaacagttgcGAGGGGaatcggatgtggctcaagcagttgggctcccgtctaccctatgggaggcccagggttcaattcctggggcctcctggagaaggcgagctggcccacgcaacgagctggcccgagtggagagctggcccacacaggagtgctggccttgtggtgagctggcctgcacggagagctggtgcagcaaggtgacgcaacaaaaagagacacaggagagacaataagagacacaacagaccacggagctgaggtggtgcaagagacggAGTGCTTCTCTTCTGCTCctagaggtcccaggatcggttcccagagctgcctaaagaaaagacaagcagacacagaagaacacacagcgaatggacagagagagcagacaatgagggatggggagaaataaataaataaaaatctttgaaagGAAACAGTtgcaaggggaagcagatgtggctcaagcagttgggcacctgcctaccacatgggaggtcccaggtttggttcccagtgcctcctaaagaagacgccAGCagtgggctggcatggcaagcagatacaacaagacgatgcaatgagacaacacaacgagatgatgcaatgaggagacacaaggaggagaCACACTgacacacaacaagcagggagcagaagtgactTAAGgattggatgcctccctcccacatatgaggtcctgggttcggtccctactgcctcctaaaaagaagaggagcaggcACCGAGAGCACAAAACAAATAGCCAGAGAGCAGACATCCAGCGCAAACGacaagggtgggggagaaataaaataaatctgtttaaaaaaaaaaacgaaagagaaagtgaaaaaacaacagcaCACAGTTGCAAGCCTTGAACATTCCGCCAGCGACAGGCGGTGGGTTTCCCCTCCCTGGGCATCTGGGCTGGCTCGGGGCTGGCATCGGCCCGTGGGACGCGGAAGTGGGGCTCTGCCGGCCCAGCATCCTGGACGATGCCAGCCCCCGCCTCGCTCTCAGGAAGCACCGAGCCACCACGCGAGGAACCCAGCAGGGCCGCGGGGGCCAGCCTGCTGGGAGGCCAGCTGAGACCAGCCTCCAGCTGTCCCCACCGAGGCACCCGGCGGGCCACAGCCCTGGAGCCTCCAGCCCGGCCCGGCTGCAGGTCAGCGCCACGGGGTGACTCCATCTCTTTTCGTTCCTGAGCTGCTGGAACGAATCTCACACAGCGGGTTGATTTAAGCAAGGGGAacttactggctcatggttttgaggttagaagtccGAAGTCGAGGCAAaacgatgctttctccccaaagagggtcgcgttctggggctggctgccggcgcCCCTCGGTGCTTGGCTTCTCCGTCACGTGCTGGTGCACGTGgcggtgtcttctcctttctctcccggGTTCGTTTGACTTCCGgcttttgacttcttttttttttaacgctttttaaattaaagttaatagagcacaaagaacgttacattaaaaaaataaaaaaacataaaaaacatttaaaaaacctgaggttcccatatacccctctccccaccccccaccccatcatttttgtacattgtatttttttgaagatagatacatcacatacaaaaatgttacattaaaaaatataagaggttcccttatacccctcacccccccacacactcctcccacaccatcaacctcccccatcatcgtggcacactcattgcactcgggaACAcactttggggcactgctgcaccatctggataatagtttaccctgcagttgacactctcccccagtccattcagtgggccatggcaggacatacgacatacagcatctgtccctgcagcaccacccaggacaactccaagtcctaaaatgccccacatcacacctcttctaccccctccctgccctcagcagctcccgggGTCACTTTCTCCTCCTGAATGCTGCAGTATCTTCTATTACTCGGGCTCTCTGTGTCTTCGCTCTCTCTCCGTCTGAATTTTACTCTGCGTCTACAGAACTCCAGGGATCGAGGTGAAAGGTCACCCTGGTTCATTCCAGCCACGCCTTAACTGCAGGAACGCCTTCTAAGGGCTTACTGAAAGTGGGTCCATGCCCGCAGGGCCAGGGTTTGGGACCCGAATGTGCTTTTTGTGGGGGACGTGAGTCAGTCCCCGATACTGTCCACACCCCGTGGGGCAGGAGGCCCCCCCAGACCGCATTCCCGGCCTGCAAAATCATGAGACGTGATAAAAATGGTGGTTGTTTTAAACCACGCCTTGGGGTCATTTGTTACGCAGCAGTAGCTCACTGGTGCAAAACTGCCTGAAAGCTCAGGTTCAAGTTCAGAATTCTCGGACTCCTGGGAGTTCTGCACCAGAACGTGGCAGTGCAGGGGGAGCCAGGTCAAAGCCCGTGGCCACCCACCCCTGTTCTCTTGCTTCCTTAGTTGAGACCCCCCACTAAACACCCACCCTTTGCCACCTCTGGGTCCTGGAGGTGCCCTTGGGAAGGTGCCTGAGGACGTGAGAACTGAACAGGAATTGGGAACAGGGACTTCTCGGGTCCGGGGGCCTCAGAATCAGGTCTAAAAGATGGAAATGTGGGAGAGGCGCGGACAGAGGGCAGCCAGCTCAGGCAGGGGCCCCTCCTGCCGCGTCCAAGTGTGGCAGCGACCCCAGCCCTGGACGATGCCGTCCCACCCGCCATCCTGGTCTAGGACGCTGCGGTCTCTGATTTAGCTCACCACACCTGGGCTGCCTAGGTGACTCTGGCCACACGTGGCTCCTGAGTCCTGGAAACGCAGCAAGGGCAGCGAGGAACGGGATTTCAGACGGAATTTCACTTCAATGAATGAAATGCAAATCCACAAACGGAAGCTTTCCACGGATCAACCCAACTTTGTTTTGTTCAACTGTGGAAAACTGAGCACCCACCTTGCAACgtgctgtttgtttttaaagattttatattttatttatttctccccccgccctgACCTTCCCCCTGCCgcctgccctctgtgtccact
Protein-coding regions in this window:
- the GADD45B gene encoding growth arrest and DNA damage-inducible protein GADD45 beta, which codes for MTLEELVACDNAAQKMRTLGAAVEELLVAAQRQDRLTVGVYESAKLMNLDPDSVVLCLLAIDEEEEGDIGLQIHFTLLQAFCCDNDIDIVRVSGLQRLAQVLGEPAEAQGASEARDLHCLLVTNPHTEAWKSHGLVEVASYCEESRGNNQWVPYIPLQKR